The following are from one region of the Bdellovibrionales bacterium genome:
- a CDS encoding PilT/PilU family type 4a pilus ATPase, which yields MITLVQLLKLAKDQNASDLHIVAGSPPCLRIEGKIIRVKTEPLSPQKTRELCFSILNESQKSRFENSKELDFSFDVKDLSRFRGNYFFQKNCVSGVFRRIPTAIPHYGELNLPPAVPKLTNLPNGLILVTGPTGSGKSTTIASLVQKINEERQGHIVTLEDPIEFVHPHNNCIVNQREIGTDCVEYSEGLKHLLRQDPDYCVIGEMRDLETIETALKLAETGHLVFATLHTNSAVQTINRIVSIFAPEQQERIRVLLSFTLQAVMSQRLVTMTNGKRTLVAEFLLLNQGIRNLIREGKLHQVQNLMEVGQEKSGMNTLNQALAELVKSKKIAEKEAYLETGNPDELFKLLQRG from the coding sequence ATGATTACCCTTGTACAACTGCTCAAGCTCGCAAAAGATCAAAACGCATCCGATCTGCATATCGTTGCAGGGAGTCCTCCGTGCTTGCGCATTGAGGGAAAAATTATCCGAGTTAAAACCGAGCCGCTATCACCGCAAAAAACCCGGGAGCTTTGCTTTTCGATTTTGAATGAATCGCAAAAGAGTCGATTTGAAAACTCGAAAGAATTAGATTTTAGTTTTGACGTGAAAGATCTTTCTCGGTTTCGCGGGAACTATTTCTTTCAAAAGAACTGCGTGTCGGGAGTGTTCCGTCGAATTCCGACCGCGATTCCTCATTATGGAGAGTTAAATCTCCCTCCGGCGGTGCCTAAGCTGACGAATCTTCCGAACGGATTAATCCTTGTGACTGGACCTACTGGAAGCGGTAAATCGACCACCATTGCCTCTCTGGTTCAAAAAATTAATGAGGAGAGGCAGGGACACATCGTGACTCTCGAAGATCCTATCGAGTTTGTGCACCCCCATAATAACTGTATTGTGAATCAGCGTGAGATCGGAACAGATTGTGTCGAGTATAGTGAAGGGTTAAAACACTTACTCCGCCAAGACCCTGATTATTGTGTGATAGGGGAGATGCGTGATCTTGAAACTATCGAAACGGCCTTGAAGCTTGCGGAAACAGGTCACTTAGTCTTTGCGACTTTGCATACAAATTCTGCAGTGCAAACTATCAACAGGATTGTGAGTATCTTTGCGCCCGAGCAGCAAGAACGGATCCGAGTGTTACTCAGTTTCACTTTGCAAGCAGTGATGAGTCAGCGTTTGGTGACTATGACCAATGGGAAGCGCACCCTGGTCGCAGAATTTTTATTGTTAAATCAGGGAATTCGTAATTTAATTCGAGAAGGGAAACTTCACCAGGTTCAGAATTTGATGGAAGTGGGTCAGGAGAAGTCAGGAATGAACACTTTAAATCAGGCTTTGGCAGAATTAGTGAAAAGTAAAAAAATCGCTGAAAAAGAAGCCTATCTCGAAACTGGAAATCCCGATGAACTTTTCAAGCTCTTGCAGCGTGGGTAA
- a CDS encoding type II secretion system F family protein — protein MALFRYQARSISGSAVEGQIEANNETEARVKIRANKLIPIKVEAGGGGAVGGRKTQFSFSTASKKVKSKELQVFTRQLAVLIAAGVPIVPSLDALSKGSKSPALKNAILKVTEDISAGKKMGEAFGKQPHIFDKFYVNMIVAGEEGGVLEIVLRRLADYIEKLVKIQAKIKGALVYPIAILVISMVVVGGLLVFVIPKFAELFTSSGMKLPALTQFVMNMSEFLQSYWWMILIGIGTVIFAVKQYYNTTTGKETIDILLVKVPVFGDLIVKGGLAKFTRTLSTLLTAGVPIMDAMDIAGQVSGNTVLERAIFRARDSIASGKSIAVPFAQEKIIPTLVVQMMAVGEQTGGLDEMLSKVADFFEDEVDGTVAAMTSLMEPVLIVVLGGIVAFLVLAMYLPIFQMAGGASNG, from the coding sequence ATGGCTTTATTTAGGTATCAAGCGAGATCAATTTCGGGCTCTGCTGTCGAAGGTCAAATCGAGGCGAATAATGAGACCGAGGCTCGTGTAAAAATTCGCGCCAATAAGTTGATCCCTATCAAGGTTGAAGCGGGTGGCGGAGGAGCTGTCGGCGGTAGAAAAACTCAGTTTAGTTTTTCTACGGCGAGCAAAAAAGTAAAGTCCAAGGAGCTCCAGGTTTTCACAAGGCAGCTTGCGGTTCTGATCGCGGCCGGCGTGCCGATCGTTCCATCACTTGATGCATTATCCAAGGGGTCGAAGAGTCCCGCGTTAAAAAATGCCATCTTAAAAGTGACGGAAGATATTTCCGCGGGAAAAAAAATGGGAGAGGCCTTCGGTAAGCAGCCTCATATTTTTGACAAATTTTATGTGAATATGATTGTGGCCGGAGAAGAGGGAGGGGTTCTCGAAATCGTCTTAAGAAGATTAGCCGATTACATCGAGAAGCTCGTCAAAATTCAAGCGAAGATTAAAGGAGCTTTAGTTTACCCGATTGCTATTTTGGTGATTTCTATGGTGGTCGTGGGTGGTCTTTTAGTTTTTGTCATTCCCAAGTTCGCAGAACTGTTCACTAGCAGCGGAATGAAGCTCCCGGCACTCACCCAATTCGTCATGAATATGAGTGAGTTTTTGCAAAGCTATTGGTGGATGATACTTATCGGAATTGGGACTGTCATTTTTGCGGTAAAACAGTATTACAACACTACCACGGGTAAAGAAACTATCGATATCCTGCTTGTAAAAGTCCCTGTCTTTGGGGATCTCATTGTCAAAGGCGGATTGGCTAAGTTTACCAGAACACTTTCCACCCTTCTCACTGCGGGTGTACCGATCATGGATGCGATGGATATCGCCGGGCAAGTGTCGGGGAATACGGTTCTTGAGCGCGCCATTTTCCGAGCCAGAGACTCGATCGCGTCGGGGAAATCAATCGCGGTCCCTTTTGCGCAGGAAAAGATTATTCCAACACTCGTTGTTCAAATGATGGCTGTCGGTGAACAGACCGGGGGCTTGGACGAAATGTTAAGTAAAGTCGCAGATTTCTTCGAGGACGAAGTGGATGGAACCGTCGCCGCGATGACGAGTTTGATGGAGCCCGTGCTGATCGTGGTTCTCGGGGGCATCGTCGCTTTCCTGGTCCTCGCAATGTATCTCCCCATTTTCCAAATGGCGGGTGGAGCCTCCAATGGGTAA